Genomic window (Vigna radiata var. radiata cultivar VC1973A chromosome 1, Vradiata_ver6, whole genome shotgun sequence):
tcaaactNNNNNNNNNNNNNNNNNNNNNNNNNNNNNNNNNNNNNNNNNNNNNNNNNNNNNNNNNNNNNNNNNNNNNNNNNNNNNNNNNNNNNNNNNNNNNNNNNNNNNNNNNNNNNNNNNNNNNNNNNNNNNNNNNNNNNNNNNNNNNNNNNNNNNNNNNNNNNNNNNNNNNNNNNNNNNNNNNNNNNNNNNNNNNNNNNNNNNNNNNNNNNNNNNNNNNNNNNNNNNNNNNNNNNNNNNNNNNNNNNNNNNNNNNNNNNNNNNNNNNNNNNNNNNNNNNNNNNNNNNNNNNNNNNNNNNNNNNNNNNNNNNNNNNNNNNNNNNNNNNNNNNNNNNNNNNNNNNNNNNNNNNNNNNNNNNNNNNNNNNNNNNNNNNNNNNNNNNNNNNNNNNNNNNNNNNNNNNNNNNNNNNNNNNNNNNNNNNNNNNNNNNNNNNNNNNNNNNNNNNNNNNNNNNNNNNNNNNNNNNNNNNNNNNNNNNNNNNNNNNNNNNNNNNNNNNNNNNNNNNNNNNNNNNNNNNNNNNNNNNNNNNNNNNNNNNNNNNNNNNNNNNNNNNNNNNNNNNNNNNNNNNNNNNNNNNNNNNNNNNNNNNNNNNNNNNNNNNNNNNNNNNNNNNNNNNNNNNNNNNNNNNNNNNNNNNNNNNNNNNNNNNNNNNNNNNNNNNNNNNNNNNNNNNNNNNNNNNNNNNNNNNNNNNNNNNNNNNNNNNNNNNNNNNNNNNNNNNNNNNNNNNNNNNNNNNNNNNNNNNNNNNNNNNNNNNNNNNNNNNNNNNtcatctcatgagaaattcaaattctcatctcatgagaaattcaaattctcatctcatgagaaattcaaattatcatctcatgagaatttcaaattctcatctcatgagaaattaaaattctcatctcatgagaaattcaaattgtcATGAGTAATTCAATATCTCATCTcgtgagaaattcaaattctcatctgatgagaaattcaaattctcatctcatgagaatttcaaattctcatctcatgagaatttcaaattcaaattctcatctcatgagaaaatcaaattgtcatctcataagaaattcaaattctcatctcatgagtaATTGAAATTCTCATTtcatgagaaattaaaattctcatctcatgaaaaattcaaattcaaattgaaattcaaattcaccaaaaaaaaaacaaaaaaaaaaacgaaaaagattaaaaattaattgccctaaacaaaaattaactgCCTaccaaaaaaacaaagaaagaacgaagattaattgtcaaaaaaataacaagaaagaatCAAGAAGAAacgaaaaataattgaatgaaaattaattgCCGGAACGAAGACTAATTTCCAACCTTAAACCCGTgttacaaagaaagaaaaaatattaaataacaaaattaattgtcCCATGAAAGAACAAAGATCAATTGTCAATTACCAACCGTAATCCTGTGATTCAATTTGAACAAAGAGTAACATACTTAAAACTTTCCCATCATCTCTCAAGATATATATAGAGTATGGttaaaaaatcttcaaattcGTGTAATTTAGATTAGCAACAtgttcaaattaaattgaattaaaactaataaactttatttataagtCAGAATAAATCTTATTACTTTATATCAAACCATTTGagttaagaagaaaaattttttactttaaaattagtcggattaaactatttatttttaacacaatctctaaaaattaaattaactcatTTAACATATctatatgattaatttattcatattaGTATGCATTCAATGAAGTATTTACATTATATATGAATTTCTTACatgttttttaattcttataattttgtaattttcatatACAATTTAccaagaaaacataaatattttaacattttttccaattagacataagatatatttaatgaaaCATCTTATGAAAATACAAGAATAGTGATACCATAATACTATAGTTATATGAGCTGATAATTAACCACTTAAAGTAgttgtatatttaaatataattgttataattattttttttaatatcaagattatttgaataatgtcatgtctattatttattttaatattttcacacTCTTAANCATGTAAATATAGTAGTAAATTGATCTAACACAATACTTTTCTTAATTCTacattatataatatgaaatcccttatcaataaataactgtattatatttgtatgaatGGCCTATTTTAATTTGTCTAATATTTTACCTGATTTTATCACTTAAGATATATTCAACTattgagttaaatatatatttaaccataAAGATATTAAATTGATAAACGACAAtgtagaattaaaaatattggttATGTGTCGTATCTGAGTTTGGTGAATGTATATTTAATTCGAAGGTATTTTTGACCTAAAGGAAGTCTTTGCCAActgtcaacatttttttttatttattcttttctttattctgTGGGGGGAAAGCCAATTAGAAAACAATCACATGCTGTAAAAGTAGACTGGAAATATCcacaaaattttgttatattaggttataaaataattttttaacaattatattattagtatatcataatattagttattaaaatatagaagTGTACGCTTTTTTCTNNNNNNNNNNNNNNNNNNNNNNNNNNNNNNNNNNNNNNNNNNNNNNNNNNNNNNNNNNNNNNNNNNNNNNNNNNNNNNNNNNNNNNNNNNNNNNNNNNNNNNNNNNNNNNNNNNNNNNNNNNNNNNNNNNNNNNNNNNNNNNNNNNNNNNNNNTGAAAAAATGAATTGTTTCATATTATGaagttattatttctttatttgacTTAATacataaagttaaatttaaagtgtccagttaatatatttgaaaggaTAAcgatattttcacttttttttttcaacattttaatattattaataatatttataataattattattaattataaaataattttagacttatcataaaataatacataaataatgataaaatattgtaaaaaaatattatcaaaatattattattttatttaaaaggagAGCTATgcctttaatatatatatatatatatatatatatatatatatatatatattataaggtAAAAGATTATACTTTCACTGTCATTGTTGTAAAAAGGAAGtcttttatacttattttatttttttgatttctctattttctaaactatgtttaatcatgtttattagaaacattgttaatatttatatatacaaatattttatacagataaataaaagttaaagcGAAGAAGAAAAGCAAAGTCATTGTATTCTGGGAGaacacatttgaaaaagattgaCCTTTACATGTTTCTATGGCGTAGCGCACATTCCAAGGactaataaacaaatttaaaaaaaaaataaaaatcaaaggaAGCCATCCCTCTCACAAAATGACTGTCCAAATCCATTTCCAACTCTAACTTCAGCTTTCAATTCTTCATCACACACGCTCACTTCATATCAAACTCACATTTTCACTCTTACACCTCTCAGTTTGGTGTTTACCTCTGttcatttctctttttatcCTTAAACTGGTTCCACCCTTTTGTGAGAATCTCCTCTCCAGTGCCCCCGTGATGACGAACCTCTCGAAAGTTCAATCTTTCTCTTAATTGGATGTAAAAAAGCTGGCGGGTATTTTGGGTTTTGACTTTTCTCCGGGAAATTCGTTCCTCATCAGGTTTCTGAATTATgatcagtgttttttttttttttcttaattattgcTTGATCATTGCCTTTGCACAATGTTGGCCTCGTTTCATCGTGCTAGAATTCTTCTACTGATTCCAAAGCTATTGCTAATTTTTCAATTCTGTATATTGCAGTATGTATGTGTATCCTAAGTTTTTGGAATGCATGTAGAGGTTGCTGATTCATGCATCAGTGTTTTTGTATCATTGGTTTTGGTCAATGGATAATTATTTAGTTCCTTTCGAGTTCCAGAGGATTTTAGATAAGGGAgttgattatttttatcttgaatAAATATCTATTTCTAGTGAGTAAGGGGTGATATAAATTCACAACTAGATTTCACTATTGTTTTCGTAAGTTGCAACACTAGATTAAGTACCCCTTTTAATCGTTGTATGATCACAGATCCTCATCATCTTGTTGGTGTTTAATAGTCCTGAAATGGTAGAAGTCTTCGTCTGGAAAATGAATTTCAGCCTACTGAGTTTTGGTAAAGGATCAATGTGGAATATAAATGCAAGGGAAAGTTAATACTGGTACCTGTATTAAATTCAACCTGGTTCTGTTACTGCTGTATAGTATTTGGGTTTTTCATGCTGCACTAAaccacttttttaattttacattccCCCTTTTCACATTTCAAGTTAAATTGCAGTATTTGATTTAGAGTTGCTGATATGATGCAGAAACATATGCATTGGATGCTTTgctaactttataaaaaattgcAGAAGAATCAAAACATGGCTAATTTTGAGAATGACAAGCGCCCAATGCTGTCGGATACAGATGCACAACCATACGATGAACCTTCGGATTCTAAATTCCTAAGGATGGTAACCAGGACTCAAAGtgcttcaatttctattcccATGAGCTCCTTGGAGTCATATGAGAAAGAAACTAGCCTTGTGGGACATACTGGTCCACTTCTGAGCAAGAGAAAAACACCCTATATGCATATGAGTGGTCCATTATATGCTACCACTGGAAGTGGAAATCTTTTGCAGAAGCATGTTGTATCGGGAAACAAAGCAGATGACAGAAAGACAGATAATTTTTCTACTCTCCATGGCTCAAGTTCAAATTACCAAAACAGTGACTATGATAGAAAAAATGAACACTTACTAAGGTCTGGGCAGCTGGGAATGTGCAATGATCCTTATTGTACTACTTGCCCTACTTACTTCAATGCTTCTCAGCAAAGAAATCCAAAATCTTCTGCTAGATGGGATCCAAAGGTTTCTATTCTTCATCCTAAAACAGACTATAATTTCAGTTGTCTTCAGTTATTTAGTGCATAGACAAACATTTTACTTTAGATGCTTGTTTTCATGTTGTGGACCTTTATTTTGGCAACGATCAGGATGTCATTAtggtataataataatttgtaggTATTTGGTTCAGTTGTACTAATGCAATTTTTAAGTAGGCTGTTAATAGATAGACCTTTAGTTAAGCAGGTCTATGTTAGGAAGAAGGTGATTGGGCCAGGAGCTAGCAAGGACCAAACTAATGTAGCACAAGACTCGGTTTAGCTATTGGTGGTAGTAATTAGATGTTTGGGTCAGAATTAGCAGCAGTTTATATTTGTATGAGGGTAACAGATTAGGGGATTTGGTTGTTTCACAATGTGAGGCACGTAGGAGAGTTTAGTATCTGTCTGACTTCGGTGGAGCACCCTGTTTTTGTTGCAAAGTCCCACAATGCTGGCTTCAATTCTAAGGGTGTTGCTTATATATTTGTTGGGCAATATCACTTAAtatcaattggttttgagatgACTTTGACATGGTATCAGATCCTATAGCATATCTTAATCAATTACTTATTATAATTGGTATCTCTGGAAGGGGGGTGTCAGGAAGTTTCACGTTGTTTGTGTCAATTCTTGAAGTGCTACATACATATCTGTTGAAGAACTTAAAATCAATTGGTTTTAAGGTGAACTCTGGCAAAGTATCAAGGCATATAATCCATCTTGATAAATCAGTCATTCTGGCAAGCTAGCCTATTCTGACAAACATCTGTGAAGGAATTGTTAGGAAGTTCCACATGTCTGTCTCAATTTTTGGGTGTTGCTTATATATTTGTTGGACAACTTCACTTAGTGCCACTAGGTTCTAAGAAGAACTCTCACATAGTATCAGAGAGCACACAGCCCATCTTGGTCAATAGCCTATTCTGTAGAGTAGTCTGTTCTGGCAGACATATTGGCAGGGGTGTTGGGAACTCCTGCATGGTTGACTCAATTTTTAGGGCGATGTTTATATGTTTGTCATAATTTCACTAGGTTTTAAGATGAAATTTGacagttttttctcttttcatgctGCTTTCATACTGGGTTAGACCTGGAGATTGTTCCTATTCAATAAAtattcattcttcactttttcaaCCGCACCACTGTAGCAGCtattgttttcatatttatgCATATCCTTGTAATATAGTTTTTACTGTCAATCAATAAGAGGATTGTACTTCTCTACTTTTAtagttgtgttttattttttgcattttgaaatcaccatattttaataatatcttaataatCAATATGTTGAATGGTTTTGCTGCGAAAAACACTTTGCTTAAGTAGCTAGTCATTTGGATTTATATTCACGAGAAAGATTGTTAGTCCTTAGGCCCGATTTAGCTGAAGCATAGAAACTATAATTGCtatttaattttggtaaatCATTAGTagtcattattttataaaattcagattacttatgagtttttttttttttttttttttttttttttttttttttttttattattttagttatctGAAATGCTTCACTATGAGAATAGGACATCTCAACTAGGTTCANTagtcattattttataaaattcagattacttatgatttttttttttttttttttttttttttttttttttttttttaagaaagacaTCACTCTAAAAAGCATCACTATGAGAATAGGACATCTCAACTAGGTTCACATATCAAATCTCAACAATCACATGCTCCCTAGAGGATATctataatatatagaaaatagaaaaaatcaatACAAACACATGGGGGGACCAAACCAAAAcccatgaaattgaaaaatccTATATTAAGGCAAACCAAACCTATTTCTAAAAAAATCCTGACTAATACAAGAAGTCAAGCATTTACAATAATTAATGTGatttagaagaaaatatttttctttttgttaaacaCTTTTTTGGTGATGCACCAAGAGAAAACATCTGTTaacaacaagaaaaataaatttctgaGTTATATTCTCTAAGTTGAAGACACTACTCTTTTAACTCGTGAAAATTTCCAATTGGAAATATTagatattgataaatttttttactatatcagaagaaaatacaaaaaaaaaaagagagagagaagagaggatATTGCAAATGTAATTCACTAAATAGTTTCCGAAAATTGTGATTTACTAATTTGTTGTGCCTTAATCTGACAATTGGTATGTTTATAGTATTGTCTACTATCATATGATCCTTGTATCCTCTTAATCTGGGTACATTGCGAGAAACCACTCTCGTAATCCTCAAGATTGTCCTTATTACTATACTTTtaacaaaattcttattttcaagCTATGTCAATGAACATTGTTTTGCTACCACTAAGGCTATTACTATTTGGTCCTGGTTCACTTCGAGGGGCAATCAAAGTATTGTCAATTAGCAACTTTAAGTTGTCTCATTATTTATCCGATACTTGTTATCTGCTACAAGCTTTGCTGTATCATTATCATTAATCTTATTGTaacattttccatttctttttgtAGACATTCGTCATTGACAATCACTTTCCATAATTAAGCCtacttttttcatattttgaatgCAGTTCCATAATGCTCTTTATGGGGATGCCAAGAGTTTTGTGAGGAaacttccttctttcttttcttcttatgtTCCTGGAGTTATGAACCCTCACGCTAAAGTTGTACAAAAGTGGAGCAAATTTTTGGCCATTTTTTGCTTAATTGGTATTTTTGTTGAcccattgtttttcttttcactctaTGTGGAGAAGGTACGATTATTTTCTACCATTAACTACAAAGTAGCAAGTTCTAGATGTCACTCTTTCTATTTACAAATTTACTCTTCATTTTTCCTGTTCATTATGCAGGTGAATAAATGCATTGTTATCAACTGGCCATTGGCAACAACACTTGCTTTAGTTAGATGCgtgaatgattttatttatttccttaaCATTCTTCTCCAGGTATCATCTCGTTAATTACCTTTTCGTAAACCCTTTCTTCTATCCCCTGAATTTTCATTTGTGCAAATCCTTTAATTCATATAATGGTCAAACTCTGTCATTGATGCCAGGTTTTTATTAATCTATGTTCTTAGTTTTGAGAAGGTAATATTCTGATGCATGTCCTTCAGCATAATAACAGAGTTTAGTTTCGTATAAGCCAACTTAAAGGGAGTTTATTCTATTCAAACAAGATGCTACTATCTCATTCTGCAAGTATGTCGACGTCCTGTTTGGTTACCCACCCATAATTTCACTTAACCACACCCCGTTCAAGACAATTGCTCCATATATCTATCAAGTATAGAGCCTTGTTCCTACATTTTCCAAATCCaatagtatatatattatttgctGATGAGTAAACCTTACAGTGTCATGATAGTCATGAGGAATCTAAGAGACAACCAGAAACATGCTAAGAATCAAAGCATGGAGGAAAAGTTTCAACTCATGCCATATTGAAGCGAGAGAAAAGAATGTTGTGAATTTTGTTGATCAAACAAAGGTTTTGTAAACAACTGTAACGAACAGAAAACTATCTCAACTAGTtattacaacaaaaatattatagaattaTCTATCTCTAATAATAGTACatgagaattaaaaaattacaaatgatTAAAAGGCACAAATACTAAATAGACTGGACTTGTCCTTGTTGATAGTATAAGTTACTCCCACGTGTCTTATACTTTGTTGTTCATTAGTTAAGTTCAAAtggaaaagcaaagaaaaatagcACTGTCCTGAATCTTAAACATGGTTAAGTTTTTAGCCTAGTTTGCTTcgttttcaatatttaaagcTTCAATAACTCTATGAAGTTGCCTGTTTACAGTTTAGGTTAGCTTATGTTTCTCGCGAGTCAAGGGTGGTTGGTGCTGGAGATTTAGTTGACCATCCAAAGAAAATTGCTCTTCATTACCTAAAGGGTTATTTCCTCATTGACTTATTTGTTGTATTTCCTCTTCCTCAGGTAAAGTTCttcctgtttttctttttccttatggaaattgttttcatttttttcttcttctgagtATGCTTGTCTAGATTTAGTATATCCTACATCCATTGTAAAGGCcacacaattttcattttgaattacaCGGTAGTAGTATACTAGCCTAGCATCCGCTATGATTCTGAGCCTATGttaaaaaatggattttaagcctaaatcaacttcacaaaaccagtttgtaaAGTAAGATTTGCATAaacttatatatcatgaattggCCTTATTTTcagttgatgtgagacttccaacaaaatatattttaattactataatgAATTGGttctttgttttaataattgtaccgtaaagaaattatttcactttctttttatatatttttgtttcatgctTTACATGCTATAATAGCCTGCTGTTATTCTATATGTTAATAGAATCAATATTATGgttttaaattaacaaaaaaatgctTAAAATGTTAAAGTACGGTCTAAAAGGATTCATGATAACAATATTACAAAAAGTCGCATGATAAGTTTAACACGCGCACACTCATCAATTATGCGCTAGTTCAACAATATTCAACTATTGAACTTGGAATCCAATTTGACCGACCCAATTACTTGTCTAACATTAGAAGCTTGTTTTTGTTATTGAACTTCTTGGTTTTTACGATATCATGCACGATTGGTTTGGAGTTGACCAAATTGGTTTCTCCTTTCTGTATCTTCCCGAGTAATCATCTGTCCATGGAGATTAGCAAGTGCATAGCAAAGGAAGAGTTTTCAATCTGCAAAACAAGATAAAGCTATCAGGAGCTTGTTTACTCACCAAATTCCTTGACATACGTGGTAAACTATGTGCAgataatgttattatttgtcCTACCAAATTCCTTGTCGGGAGCAAATTATGCCAAGAATCTTCTGCGTGCAGCAATATTAGTGCAATATTTTCCCAAATTATTCAGGTTTCTGCCACTGCTGATCGGCCAATCTCCAACAGGATTCATATTTGAGTCAGCCTGggcaaattttattataaatcttCTCATTTTTATGCTTGCTAGTCATGTTGTTGGCTCTTGCTGGTACCTCTTCGGTCTTCAGGTGAGGGACATAGCATTAAACttgctttttaaaaaaatattgaattttgtcCGCAGTATATGATAATGTAATGTCCACTAAATTCTCACCTTTCCTTGGAGAGGAGCCAAGCTCCCAATGATGTTGATAATGAGTAGCATAGGCTACAAATTGCATGCCTGCCCTCGGACCATGATAAGAGCAAAAGGAAAaggcaaaataaataaaactcgATTCACTTAAATGCATATTTCATTGTGGTTgtgtattaatataaaaaaacaacaataataataataataatcataattgtaattattattattgttgttgttgttgttgttgttgttgtatgctATGAGATTTATCAAAACATGATGTGGTTTACCAATATATATATGACATCCTTCTATTGCTATTGCAATATCTGAAATGAAATTGGTCTACAAAAGTCTCCTAGGATGCTTTAAAGATGACTGGTTCAATTAGAATCAGGAGTTTAATTTAGTAAATGAAAGTTAGCATTGAATTTACTTTCTGcttttcttccactttcttcttCCAGAGGGTTAACCAGTGTTTGCGGAAAGCCTGTCATAACTCTACTATACCTGGATGCATGAAGTTCATTGATTGTGGACGTGGTCGTCCAAATTTCACATCAAATCCGTGGATCAACAATACTGATGCTGTTGCTTGTATGGATTCTTCCGGTTTCACTTATGGGATTTATCAGTCTGCTGTACCACTTACTATAGAAACTAATGTAATCAACAAATACGTGTACTCTCTTTTTTGGGGATTCCAGGtttgctctctctctctctctctcgtgTAGAAATTATACAAAAGTTGAACTCCTTGCTAAATAGGTCATAGAAACTCTAATTTGTACTAATACTCCTAAATACTAAAGCAGCCACATCAATGATTTAATATCTAATCTAACAGTTATGCCCTGGATGTTCTTGATACAGCAAATCAGTACTCTGGCTGGTAATCTAGTTCCTAGCTATTTTGTGTGGGAAGTCCTTTTTACTGTGGCCATCATAGGATCGGGACTCTTACTTTTTGCAATTCTCATTGGTAACATACAGAACTTTCTACAGGCTCTTGGACGGAGGTAGAAGTTACCAAATTCTACAAGATTATCTTTACAGTTAGTTCTATTGCTTTTCTTATtgcaatgttttcttttatactttTCACAGGAAACTGGAAATGCAACTTAGAGGTCGTGATGTTGAGCAGTGGATGAGCCATCGTCGATTACCTGAAGATCTAAGAAGGTATACAATTTTCTCATTCTTATTATGAATTATGTCAGCATTGCCAAAAGGTACATTTGTCAATTATTGAAGTCACTGCTTGGTTGTTAATTCTCCATCCTCTCCCTGCcaattattgaaaatgtaaacgTCTATGTTACACATTAGAAGTTTGTTTTTCAAAGA
Coding sequences:
- the LOC106770587 gene encoding probable cyclic nucleotide-gated ion channel 20, chloroplastic, translating into MANFENDKRPMLSDTDAQPYDEPSDSKFLRMVTRTQSASISIPMSSLESYEKETSLVGHTGPLLSKRKTPYMHMSGPLYATTGSGNLLQKHVVSGNKADDRKTDNFSTLHGSSSNYQNSDYDRKNEHLLRSGQLGMCNDPYCTTCPTYFNASQQRNPKSSARWDPKFHNALYGDAKSFVRKLPSFFSSYVPGVMNPHAKVVQKWSKFLAIFCLIGIFVDPLFFFSLYVEKVNKCIVINWPLATTLALVRCVNDFIYFLNILLQFRLAYVSRESRVVGAGDLVDHPKKIALHYLKGYFLIDLFVVFPLPQIMLLFVLPNSLSGANYAKNLLRAAILVQYFPKLFRFLPLLIGQSPTGFIFESAWANFIINLLIFMLASHVVGSCWYLFGLQRVNQCLRKACHNSTIPGCMKFIDCGRGRPNFTSNPWINNTDAVACMDSSGFTYGIYQSAVPLTIETNVINKYVYSLFWGFQQISTLAGNLVPSYFVWEVLFTVAIIGSGLLLFAILIGNIQNFLQALGRRKLEMQLRGRDVEQWMSHRRLPEDLRRRVRQAERYSWAATRGVNEEMLMENLPEDLQRDIRRHLFKFVKKIRIFALMDEPILDAICERLRQKTHIKGSKILSHGCLVEKMVFVVRGKLESIGEDGTRIPLSEGDACGEELLTWYLEHSSVSTDGRKVRLPGQRLVSNRTVRCLTNVESFALSASDLEEVTILFTRFLRSPCVQGALRYESPYWRSLAATRIQVAWRYRKKRLSRVNSTPSD